The following are from one region of the Halobacteriovorax vibrionivorans genome:
- a CDS encoding GAF domain-containing protein yields MDNAQKQELYNNVKRDIFAICEGESNTIAKMATISCVLKQAFPHFYWCGFYNVDNSKESELVVGPYQGTLGCLRIPFGKGVCGTAAQSLETQIVEDVYAIENHITCDPKSQSEIVVPVLENGKLISVLDIDSDVKASFNDIDKENLEEIINRVFN; encoded by the coding sequence ATGGACAATGCACAAAAACAAGAGCTGTATAATAATGTAAAAAGAGATATCTTTGCGATTTGCGAAGGTGAATCGAATACAATTGCAAAAATGGCCACAATCTCTTGTGTATTAAAGCAGGCTTTTCCACACTTTTATTGGTGTGGGTTCTATAATGTTGATAACTCAAAAGAATCTGAACTCGTTGTTGGCCCTTACCAAGGGACTCTTGGCTGTTTACGCATTCCATTTGGTAAAGGAGTGTGCGGAACAGCTGCTCAATCTTTAGAAACACAAATTGTTGAAGATGTTTATGCAATTGAAAATCACATCACTTGTGATCCTAAGAGCCAGTCTGAAATTGTCGTGCCTGTTTTAGAAAATGGAAAGCTAATCTCAGTGTTAGATATTGATAGTGATGTGAAAGCAAGTTTCAATGATATAGATAAAGAAAACCTCGAAGAGATAATTAACAGAGTATTTAATTAG
- a CDS encoding RDD family protein, which yields MDRKYLLKSAIKVARFSRILAKAIDLFIVLVLSLFLYPIGILFSIVYLTFADAIQNGQSVGKKFIGFRVISLVDGTPCSLKQSFVRNLPFIIPLIFAIIPVLGWFMAVIIGIPMVGIELYLLYKLDSGHRLGDVMADTTVMANDDTMLAIKKRQANWFEDQGTPT from the coding sequence ATGGATAGAAAGTACTTATTGAAGTCGGCCATAAAGGTTGCACGTTTTTCAAGGATATTAGCAAAGGCAATAGACCTATTTATTGTTCTTGTGTTATCGCTATTTCTCTATCCAATCGGTATTCTTTTTTCCATTGTTTATTTAACTTTTGCAGATGCGATCCAAAATGGTCAATCGGTAGGAAAGAAGTTTATTGGCTTTCGCGTTATCTCTCTTGTTGATGGAACACCTTGTTCATTGAAGCAGAGCTTTGTTCGTAATCTGCCTTTTATTATTCCACTTATTTTTGCCATTATTCCAGTTCTTGGTTGGTTTATGGCCGTGATAATTGGTATTCCAATGGTCGGAATTGAATTATATCTTTTATATAAACTAGATTCAGGTCACAGATTAGGTGATGTTATGGCCGATACTACAGTTATGGCCAATGATGACACGATGCTCGCTATTAAAAAGAGACAGGCGAATTGGTTTGAAGATCAAGGAACTCCAACCTAA